One region of Mycobacterium riyadhense genomic DNA includes:
- a CDS encoding DUF2237 family protein, producing the protein MPDRNVLGGPLEPCGTDPLTGFYRDGCCSTGPEDLGWHTICAVVTAEFLEHQRSIGNDLSTPVPEYRFPGLLPGDRWCVTAVNWLRAHHDGCAAPVVLASTHERTLEVVPLEALQEHAVDVPDDLANLEQP; encoded by the coding sequence ATGCCTGATCGCAACGTGCTGGGCGGCCCGTTGGAACCGTGTGGCACCGACCCACTCACCGGCTTCTATCGCGATGGCTGTTGCTCAACGGGGCCCGAAGATCTGGGGTGGCACACGATCTGTGCGGTGGTGACCGCCGAGTTCCTGGAGCACCAGCGTTCCATTGGCAACGATCTGTCGACTCCGGTGCCCGAATACCGCTTTCCCGGCCTGCTACCAGGTGATCGCTGGTGCGTCACCGCAGTGAACTGGCTGCGGGCCCACCACGATGGCTGTGCCGCCCCGGTGGTGCTGGCATCCACCCATGAGCGGACCCTCGAGGTGGTGCCCCTTGAGGCACTGCAGGAGCACGCTGTCGACGTGCCAGACGATCTGGCGAACCTGGAGCAGCCCTAG
- a CDS encoding PE family protein: MQPMTIDSAAADIGSQISDNAFQALRDGATASTSLTSLLPAGADEVSVQAAMAFATEGAQLLALNRAAQEELARAGAAFTDIARTYADADVNAAGSLLGVALR; this comes from the coding sequence ATGCAGCCCATGACGATCGATTCGGCTGCGGCCGACATCGGTTCACAGATCTCGGACAATGCATTCCAAGCCTTGCGGGACGGTGCGACAGCGTCGACGTCGTTGACGTCGCTGCTGCCCGCAGGTGCCGATGAGGTCTCAGTGCAGGCGGCGATGGCGTTCGCGACTGAGGGTGCCCAGCTGCTCGCCCTGAACCGGGCGGCGCAGGAAGAGTTGGCGCGCGCGGGTGCGGCGTTCACTGACATCGCACGTACGTATGCCGATGCCGACGTCAATGCGGCCGGCAGCCTGCTGGGTGTCGCGTTGCGATAG
- a CDS encoding SDR family NAD(P)-dependent oxidoreductase, producing MTARVSFDFRGTAALITGGTSGIGHAIATLFRDAGADVAITGTKPSAADYDTDLSGMTYQQLHITEPDSVDKLVQRFAQLDVLVNNAGANFPGGLDESKPDGFEASVALNLTGPYRLTVGLRRALQASKAAGGASVVNLASMSALRAVPLVPGYGAAKAGVVCVTRNLAVKWAPMGIRVNAVAPGAIDTPMTAPMQVAPELVDAELAHIPLRRFGSVGEIAPTVAFLCTEHSSYTTGAVFVVDGASDCV from the coding sequence ATGACGGCGCGGGTGAGTTTCGACTTCAGGGGAACCGCTGCGCTGATCACTGGCGGAACCAGCGGCATTGGGCATGCGATCGCGACATTGTTCCGGGATGCTGGCGCCGATGTCGCCATCACCGGAACCAAACCCAGTGCGGCGGACTACGACACCGATCTGTCCGGAATGACATATCAACAGCTACACATCACCGAGCCTGATTCGGTGGACAAACTGGTGCAGCGTTTCGCCCAACTCGATGTGCTGGTGAACAACGCCGGTGCCAACTTCCCCGGGGGCCTCGACGAGTCCAAGCCAGATGGGTTCGAGGCTTCGGTCGCTCTCAATCTCACCGGTCCGTACCGGTTGACCGTTGGACTTCGCCGGGCATTGCAGGCATCGAAAGCGGCGGGAGGAGCCAGCGTGGTGAACCTGGCGTCCATGTCTGCGCTACGAGCCGTTCCGCTGGTGCCCGGATATGGGGCAGCGAAGGCCGGAGTCGTCTGTGTCACAAGGAACCTCGCCGTCAAATGGGCGCCTATGGGAATCCGGGTCAACGCGGTGGCGCCGGGTGCGATCGACACCCCGATGACCGCGCCTATGCAGGTCGCGCCCGAACTGGTGGATGCCGAGTTGGCGCATATCCCGTTGCGCCGCTTCGGATCTGTCGGGGAGATCGCGCCCACGGTGGCGTTCTTGTGCACCGAGCACAGTAGCTACACCACCGGCGCGGTCTTCGTCGTCGACGGCGCATCGGATTGCGTGTGA
- a CDS encoding MBL fold metallo-hydrolase — protein sequence MRPACAEQAERIAPGLWCSPGLSNAYLLTTAQGRVIINTGMGFEGPVHRANFDAVDSAPVRYIIFTQGHVDHVGGLDSMRDPDTIVVAQANWTLWRDDNERLIPYRASRSAFAFTDTLAAGIQAIQRRLGTTQLAGQSVPTVDLDFEDTLTLDIGGRRLQLISVPGGETTDSLVVWLPDERICLCGNTFGPLFGHIPNLVTIRGDRYRDALTAIESVERVRELQPELLVTGHFAPIVGADRINAELTRLRNAIQHIHDQTVVGMNAGKDVWTLMREITLPAEYEVGQGYGKVSWDVRAIWENYSGWFHHRSTTELYPIGFDAVAADVVELAGADALVERARTHLSAGRPLHAIHLAELVSKGHPGVCQVLRDAHENLLAESKNFWESAWLRHYLEQQTASDS from the coding sequence ATGCGCCCGGCGTGCGCAGAACAGGCCGAACGGATCGCCCCAGGACTGTGGTGTTCGCCGGGCTTGTCGAACGCCTACCTGCTGACCACGGCGCAGGGTCGGGTGATCATCAACACCGGCATGGGGTTCGAGGGGCCGGTGCACCGCGCCAATTTCGACGCTGTGGATTCCGCGCCGGTGCGCTACATCATCTTTACCCAAGGCCACGTGGATCACGTCGGCGGCCTGGACAGTATGCGGGATCCCGACACAATCGTTGTTGCGCAAGCGAACTGGACCTTGTGGCGCGACGACAACGAACGTCTCATCCCGTATCGGGCCAGCCGCAGTGCCTTCGCCTTCACAGACACCCTGGCGGCGGGCATCCAGGCCATCCAACGCCGGCTCGGCACCACCCAGTTGGCGGGCCAGAGTGTCCCCACCGTCGATCTCGACTTCGAGGACACCCTCACGCTGGACATCGGCGGGCGACGGCTACAGCTAATCTCGGTGCCAGGTGGAGAAACCACTGACTCGCTGGTCGTATGGCTGCCCGACGAGCGGATTTGCTTATGCGGGAACACTTTTGGCCCGCTATTCGGGCATATACCAAACCTGGTCACGATTCGCGGCGACCGGTACCGCGACGCCCTGACGGCCATCGAGTCGGTTGAGCGGGTGCGCGAGTTGCAACCCGAACTCCTGGTCACCGGTCACTTCGCACCGATTGTGGGCGCAGACCGCATCAACGCCGAACTGACCCGGCTGCGTAACGCGATTCAGCACATCCACGACCAGACCGTCGTTGGCATGAACGCCGGTAAGGACGTCTGGACCCTGATGCGTGAGATCACTTTGCCCGCGGAATACGAAGTGGGACAAGGCTATGGAAAAGTTTCCTGGGATGTGCGAGCCATCTGGGAGAACTACTCCGGATGGTTCCATCACCGCTCGACCACCGAGCTCTATCCGATCGGATTCGATGCCGTCGCCGCAGACGTGGTGGAACTGGCCGGCGCAGACGCACTCGTGGAACGGGCGCGGACTCACCTCTCAGCAGGCCGCCCACTGCACGCCATCCACCTCGCCGAGCTGGTATCCAAGGGCCATCCCGGTGTGTGCCAAGTGCTGCGCGACGCCCACGAGAATCTCTTGGCGGAAAGTAAGAACTTCTGGGAGAGCGCCTGGCTTAGGCACTATTTGGAGCAACAGACGGCGAGCGACTCATGA
- a CDS encoding sulfotransferase family protein, translating into MGSAGPGTEAIDDIDFDDLTSPKLTEVQRQILQFTEAKPIEFDIDRMLAEAADQAGVDDLDHTDGFGDRLTAHVAAIEADTGLTQLTRSTLRQRVVRLLRNRLSLTELVKRYPEIESIPIEKPFIVVGMPRSGTTHLVNLIAVDPCRRALPYWESQEPIPAPGQGPDIYGVDPRYTRTKQEHDALMVSAPVVAAMHDRFPEAIEEEVELLDLDLAAYVLEWHARVPDWRDFYLGLDQSRHYAYLKKVLQALTFLRGPRTWVLKSPQHCEQLGPLMATFPDATVAFTHRDPVAAIQSAITMMAYSDRLRRTSIDPDWLLDYWSDRVRRLLSACVRDRNLVPAERSVDISFHQLNGNEMTLLEQLYQRGGVELTPKARQRFQRYLDGNPRGKHGRIRYDLQRHFGISADELHDRFDFYFNAFDVRPEYPNKGDNSWNRST; encoded by the coding sequence ATGGGTTCTGCGGGCCCCGGCACGGAGGCCATCGACGACATCGACTTCGACGATCTGACTTCGCCCAAGCTGACCGAAGTACAGCGTCAGATTCTGCAGTTCACCGAAGCCAAACCCATCGAATTCGACATCGACCGGATGCTCGCCGAGGCCGCCGACCAGGCCGGGGTCGACGACTTGGACCACACAGACGGTTTCGGCGACCGCCTGACCGCACACGTCGCAGCGATCGAAGCGGACACAGGCCTGACCCAGCTCACTCGCTCAACCCTGCGTCAGCGGGTGGTTCGCCTGCTGCGAAACCGATTGTCGTTGACCGAACTCGTCAAGCGGTATCCCGAGATCGAGTCGATCCCAATCGAAAAGCCCTTCATCGTCGTGGGAATGCCGCGATCCGGCACCACACATCTGGTGAACCTGATAGCCGTCGATCCATGCCGGCGCGCGCTTCCGTACTGGGAGAGTCAGGAGCCGATACCCGCACCCGGCCAAGGCCCCGACATTTATGGTGTCGACCCCCGCTACACACGCACCAAGCAAGAACACGACGCATTGATGGTCAGCGCCCCCGTGGTGGCCGCCATGCACGATCGGTTCCCGGAGGCCATCGAGGAAGAAGTCGAGTTGCTCGATCTGGATCTCGCCGCCTACGTCTTGGAATGGCATGCACGCGTACCGGATTGGCGCGACTTCTACCTGGGGCTGGACCAAAGTCGGCACTACGCGTACCTGAAGAAGGTGCTGCAGGCCTTGACTTTCCTGCGCGGCCCGCGGACCTGGGTCCTCAAGAGTCCCCAGCACTGTGAACAGCTTGGCCCGCTGATGGCCACCTTCCCTGACGCGACTGTCGCCTTTACGCACCGCGACCCAGTCGCCGCGATCCAGTCGGCGATCACGATGATGGCCTACTCCGACCGACTGCGCCGCACCAGCATCGACCCCGATTGGCTACTGGACTACTGGAGCGACCGGGTGCGTCGACTGCTCAGCGCGTGCGTGCGCGACCGCAATCTGGTGCCGGCAGAACGCAGCGTCGACATCAGCTTCCACCAACTCAACGGGAACGAAATGACGCTCCTGGAACAGCTTTACCAGCGTGGCGGAGTCGAACTGACGCCGAAGGCGCGCCAGCGCTTCCAGCGATACCTCGACGGCAATCCGCGTGGCAAGCACGGCCGGATCCGCTACGACCTGCAACGCCACTTCGGCATCTCGGCGGACGAACTCCACGACCGGTTCGACTTCTACTTCAATGCATTTGACGTCCGCCCCGAATACCCGAATAAAGGAGACAACAGTTGGAACCGGTCTACCTAA
- a CDS encoding YbjQ family protein has translation MLVVTTNDIPGWEIQRVCGEVFGLTVRSRNAFSQIGAGFKSMFGGELQGMTKNLAESRNEAMLRLFNEARNKGGNAIIGMRFDTTELGDVWTEICAYGTAVQAVPVTDAARYTASQLGYGAAAPPGQS, from the coding sequence GTGCTCGTCGTCACTACCAATGACATTCCCGGCTGGGAGATCCAACGTGTGTGCGGCGAAGTCTTTGGGCTCACCGTCCGATCACGAAATGCCTTCTCTCAGATTGGCGCCGGATTCAAGTCAATGTTTGGCGGTGAACTGCAGGGTATGACCAAGAACTTGGCCGAGAGCCGCAACGAGGCGATGTTGCGGCTATTCAATGAAGCGCGCAACAAAGGCGGAAACGCGATCATTGGAATGCGCTTTGACACGACCGAGCTTGGCGATGTTTGGACCGAGATCTGCGCATACGGCACCGCGGTGCAAGCCGTGCCGGTCACCGACGCCGCTCGCTACACCGCGTCCCAACTGGGCTACGGAGCCGCTGCTCCACCGGGGCAGTCTTAA
- a CDS encoding bifunctional 3,4-dihydroxy-2-butanone-4-phosphate synthase/GTP cyclohydrolase II, translating to MTKFDSVERAVADIAAGKAVVVVDDEDRENEGDLIFAAEKATPELVAFMVRYTSGYLCVPLDGAVCDRLGLLPMYAVNQDKHGTAYTVTVDARNGVGTGISASDRATTMRLLADPASVADDFSRPGHVVPLRAKDGGVLRRPGHTEAAVDLARMAGLQPAGAICEIVSQKDEGSMAQTDELRVFADEHGLALITIADLISWRRKHEKHVVRVAEARIPTLHGDFRAIGYASIYEDVEHVALVRGDISDGDDVLVRVHSECLTGDVFGSRRCDCGPQLDAALAMVAREGRGVVLYMRGHEGRGIGLLHKLQAYQLQDAGDDTVDANLKLGLPADARDYGIGAQILVDLGVHSMRLLTNNPAKRVGLDGYGLHISERVPLPVRANADNIRYLMTKRDRMGHDLTGLDEFHDSVALPGELGGAL from the coding sequence ATGACCAAGTTTGACTCCGTCGAGCGGGCGGTTGCTGACATAGCGGCCGGCAAAGCCGTCGTCGTCGTCGATGACGAGGACCGCGAAAACGAGGGCGATCTGATTTTCGCCGCAGAGAAGGCGACACCGGAGTTGGTGGCGTTCATGGTCCGCTATACGTCGGGGTATTTGTGTGTGCCGTTGGATGGCGCGGTCTGTGACCGGTTGGGTCTGTTGCCGATGTATGCGGTCAATCAGGACAAGCACGGCACCGCTTATACGGTGACCGTGGACGCTAGAAATGGTGTGGGGACTGGGATTTCGGCTTCGGATCGGGCTACCACGATGCGGTTGTTGGCCGATCCGGCCAGTGTGGCCGATGATTTCAGCCGGCCGGGTCATGTGGTTCCGTTGCGGGCCAAGGATGGTGGGGTGTTGCGCCGGCCGGGTCATACCGAGGCGGCGGTGGATTTGGCGCGGATGGCCGGGCTGCAGCCGGCGGGGGCGATCTGTGAGATCGTCAGTCAAAAAGATGAGGGTTCGATGGCCCAGACCGATGAGTTGCGGGTCTTTGCCGATGAGCATGGTCTGGCGTTGATCACCATCGCCGATTTGATTTCGTGGCGGCGCAAGCACGAAAAGCACGTCGTGCGAGTCGCCGAGGCGCGCATCCCGACCCTTCATGGCGACTTTCGCGCGATCGGCTATGCCAGCATCTACGAGGACGTCGAGCACGTGGCGCTGGTGCGCGGCGACATCTCCGACGGCGATGACGTGTTGGTGCGGGTGCATTCGGAGTGTTTGACCGGTGATGTGTTCGGGTCGCGGCGTTGCGATTGTGGGCCGCAGTTGGATGCGGCGTTGGCGATGGTGGCCCGCGAGGGCCGCGGGGTGGTGCTGTATATGCGCGGTCATGAGGGCCGCGGCATTGGGTTGTTGCATAAGTTGCAGGCCTATCAGCTGCAGGACGCCGGAGATGACACCGTTGATGCCAACCTCAAGCTCGGGTTGCCCGCCGATGCCCGTGATTACGGGATCGGTGCCCAGATCCTGGTCGACCTTGGCGTCCATTCGATGCGACTGTTGACCAATAACCCGGCCAAGCGGGTGGGGCTGGACGGGTACGGCTTGCACATCAGCGAGCGGGTGCCGCTACCGGTGCGGGCCAACGCCGACAACATCCGTTATCTGATGACCAAACGTGACCGGATGGGCCATGACCTGACGGGCCTGGACGAGTTCCACGACTCGGTGGCGCTGCCGGGTGAACTCGGTGGTGCTTTGTGA
- the ribH gene encoding 6,7-dimethyl-8-ribityllumazine synthase, producing MSGGAGVPDFPVLDAADLRVAIVASTWHTKICDALLDGALKVAAESGVGSPTVVRVLGAIEIPVVVQEVARKHDAVVALGVVIRGETPHFDYVCDAVTQGLTRVSLDTSTPVGNGVLTTNTEEQALDRAGLSTSAEDKGAQATAAALATALTLRDLRARS from the coding sequence GTGAGCGGTGGCGCGGGTGTGCCGGATTTTCCGGTGCTGGATGCCGCGGATCTGCGGGTGGCGATCGTCGCCAGCACCTGGCACACCAAGATCTGCGACGCCCTACTCGACGGTGCCCTCAAGGTGGCCGCCGAGTCGGGTGTGGGCAGCCCGACGGTGGTGCGGGTGCTGGGCGCGATCGAGATTCCGGTGGTGGTGCAGGAGGTGGCCCGCAAACATGACGCCGTGGTGGCGTTGGGCGTGGTGATCCGTGGTGAGACACCGCATTTCGACTATGTTTGTGATGCGGTGACTCAGGGGTTGACCCGGGTGTCGTTGGACACGTCCACCCCGGTGGGCAATGGGGTGTTGACCACCAACACCGAGGAGCAGGCGCTGGATCGGGCAGGGCTTTCCACGTCGGCCGAAGACAAGGGCGCCCAAGCCACCGCGGCGGCGCTGGCCACCGCACTTACCCTGCGCGATCTGCGCGCACGGTCTTAA
- a CDS encoding ATP-binding protein, whose amino-acid sequence MTAIQIDSILSAPTADVGPRLVKAVEDQWFDRKSAMVKSYTLAQALVAFANAEGGTIVVGIHNGVIQGMNALGASRINELRQASIDHTTPPVRTTCKEIACINAKGIPDVLLVFRVDPGERVHEMKNGDTYLRVGDESRKLNYSQRQELEFDKGQAQYDGMPVAGGYTIADLKTTLLENYREQTGAETTKGILHARSLLTRDGALTNAGYLLFAPHPQAQFPEAYIRVLRFISTERGTGAQLNLDEGGDIKIEGPIPTAIMQAAAVIQRFAPKRRSLDSTGRFTPTDLVPRDAWLEGLVNAVIHRSYSLAGDHIRVEVFPDRIEIESPGRFPGLIDPSKPLEISRFARNPRIARVCADLRIGQELGEGIKRMFEEMRKVGLTDPVYRQGTGSVRLRLEAIPRLDPQVAQRLPKGSQAVLDLLRGAGAPMGTGEVADALKLSRPSATSRLQALRDEGLIQWTGKSPKDPRAAWTLAKLV is encoded by the coding sequence GTGACCGCGATTCAGATTGATTCGATCCTCAGCGCGCCTACTGCTGACGTCGGTCCCCGGCTCGTCAAAGCTGTGGAAGACCAATGGTTTGACCGAAAGAGCGCCATGGTCAAGTCGTACACGCTGGCGCAAGCGCTGGTAGCGTTCGCGAACGCCGAGGGCGGGACCATAGTCGTAGGGATCCATAACGGTGTCATCCAGGGAATGAACGCACTTGGCGCCAGCCGGATCAACGAATTGCGGCAGGCATCAATCGACCACACCACTCCCCCCGTGAGGACCACATGCAAGGAGATTGCCTGCATCAACGCGAAGGGCATCCCGGACGTGCTGCTGGTGTTCCGCGTCGATCCTGGCGAACGCGTACACGAGATGAAGAACGGCGATACCTACCTGCGCGTGGGCGACGAGTCCAGGAAGCTCAACTACAGCCAGCGCCAAGAACTCGAGTTCGATAAGGGACAGGCGCAATACGACGGTATGCCTGTGGCGGGTGGCTACACCATCGCTGACCTCAAAACCACTCTTCTGGAGAACTACCGCGAGCAAACCGGTGCCGAGACTACAAAGGGAATCCTGCACGCGCGGAGCTTGCTTACACGAGACGGTGCGTTGACCAACGCTGGATACCTACTGTTTGCGCCGCATCCGCAGGCGCAATTCCCCGAGGCTTACATCCGGGTGTTGAGGTTTATCTCGACCGAGCGCGGGACAGGCGCCCAGCTCAACCTCGACGAGGGCGGCGATATCAAGATCGAGGGTCCGATCCCTACGGCGATCATGCAAGCTGCGGCGGTGATCCAGCGGTTCGCACCGAAGCGAAGGTCGCTGGACTCGACCGGTCGCTTCACTCCAACAGACCTCGTCCCGAGAGATGCGTGGCTGGAAGGCCTCGTAAACGCTGTGATCCATCGGTCCTACAGCCTTGCAGGCGATCACATCCGGGTAGAGGTTTTTCCTGATCGGATCGAGATCGAAAGCCCTGGACGGTTTCCTGGGCTAATCGATCCATCGAAGCCGTTGGAGATCAGCCGATTCGCTCGAAACCCGCGTATCGCGCGTGTGTGCGCCGATCTACGGATCGGACAAGAGCTTGGCGAAGGCATCAAGCGGATGTTCGAAGAGATGCGCAAGGTCGGCCTTACGGACCCGGTGTACCGGCAAGGTACTGGAAGCGTACGACTCCGGCTAGAAGCCATCCCGCGACTCGACCCTCAAGTGGCCCAACGACTTCCCAAGGGAAGCCAAGCTGTTCTTGACCTGTTGAGGGGAGCAGGAGCGCCGATGGGGACCGGTGAAGTCGCCGATGCACTCAAACTGAGCCGGCCGAGTGCCACTTCACGGCTTCAAGCGCTGCGCGACGAAGGTCTCATCCAGTGGACAGGCAAGTCACCAAAAGATCCCCGAGCAGCATGGACACTCGCCAAGCTTGTCTAG
- a CDS encoding nucleoside deaminase, which yields MTTDEDLIRAALAVAATAGPRDVPIGAVVVGADGTELARAVNAREALGDPTAHAEILALRAAAGVLGDGWRLEGATLAVTVEPCTMCAGALVLARVARLVFGAFEPKTGAVGSLWDVVRDRRLNHRPEVRGGVLAAECAAPLEEFFARQRLG from the coding sequence GTGACCACTGACGAAGATTTGATCCGGGCGGCATTGGCGGTTGCTGCGACGGCCGGGCCCCGCGACGTGCCGATCGGTGCGGTGGTCGTTGGCGCCGACGGCACCGAACTCGCCCGGGCGGTGAACGCCCGCGAGGCACTTGGCGACCCCACCGCGCACGCTGAGATCTTGGCGTTGCGGGCGGCGGCCGGTGTGCTGGGCGACGGGTGGCGGCTGGAGGGGGCCACCCTCGCCGTGACCGTCGAGCCCTGCACGATGTGCGCGGGTGCGCTGGTGTTGGCGCGGGTGGCGCGGCTGGTGTTCGGGGCCTTCGAACCCAAGACCGGCGCCGTCGGCTCGCTGTGGGACGTGGTTCGCGATCGTCGGCTCAACCATCGGCCTGAGGTGCGCGGCGGCGTGCTCGCCGCCGAGTGTGCGGCACCCCTGGAGGAGTTCTTCGCGCGGCAGCGATTGGGGTGA
- a CDS encoding tRNA adenosine deaminase-associated protein, translating into MGAQRASMHGPSAETPDGFGVAVVREEGRWRCTAMGPKALTSLSAAETELRELRSAGAVFGLLDVDDEFFVIVRPAPSGTRLLLSDATAALDYDIAAEVLDNLDAEIDPDDLEDAEPFEEGDLGLLSDIGLSEAVLGVILDETDLYADEQLGRIAREMGFADQLSAVIDRLGR; encoded by the coding sequence ATGGGAGCACAACGGGCCTCGATGCACGGCCCGTCTGCGGAGACGCCGGACGGCTTCGGCGTCGCGGTCGTGCGCGAGGAGGGCCGGTGGCGCTGTACTGCCATGGGCCCCAAAGCACTGACCAGCTTGTCGGCCGCCGAGACCGAACTACGTGAACTGCGCAGCGCGGGAGCCGTTTTTGGGCTCCTCGACGTCGATGACGAGTTCTTCGTCATCGTACGGCCGGCGCCCTCGGGGACGCGGCTGTTGCTATCGGACGCCACCGCCGCACTGGACTATGACATTGCCGCGGAAGTCCTGGACAATCTGGACGCCGAAATCGATCCCGACGACCTCGAGGATGCCGAACCGTTCGAAGAGGGCGATCTCGGCTTGCTGTCCGACATCGGGCTGTCCGAGGCCGTATTGGGGGTCATCCTCGATGAGACCGACCTCTACGCCGACGAGCAGCTCGGCCGCATCGCCCGGGAGATGGGCTTCGCCGACCAACTGTCGGCGGTGATCGACCGCCTCGGTCGGTGA
- a CDS encoding prephenate dehydrogenase yields the protein MCVLGLGLIGGSIMRATAAAGREVFGYNRSVEGAHGAQAEGFDASTDLNKTLARAADTEALIVLAVPMPALPTMLAHISESARNCPLTDVTSVKSAVLDEVNAAGLLARFVGGHPMTGTAHSGWAAGHGGLFNRAPWVISVDDHVDATVWSMVMALALECGAVVVPAKSDEHDAAAAAISHLPHLLAEALAVTAAEVPLAFALAAGSFRDATRVAGTGPDLVRAMCEANAGQLLPAADRVIDLLSHARDSLANHGSVADLVDEGHAARTRYESFPRSDIVTVVIGAPDWRDQLAAAGRAGGVIRSALPSLDSPR from the coding sequence GTGTGTGTGCTCGGGCTAGGACTCATCGGCGGTTCGATCATGCGGGCCACAGCGGCAGCCGGTCGCGAGGTTTTCGGCTACAACCGATCGGTGGAGGGCGCCCACGGCGCCCAAGCCGAAGGATTCGACGCCAGCACCGATCTCAACAAAACGCTGGCCCGGGCCGCCGATACCGAAGCGTTGATCGTGCTCGCCGTTCCGATGCCTGCCTTGCCGACCATGCTCGCCCATATCAGCGAATCGGCCCGCAACTGTCCGCTGACCGACGTCACCAGCGTGAAAAGCGCGGTACTCGACGAAGTCAACGCGGCCGGCCTGCTGGCCCGGTTTGTGGGTGGGCACCCGATGACGGGCACCGCGCACTCGGGTTGGGCCGCCGGGCACGGCGGCTTGTTCAACAGGGCTCCCTGGGTGATCAGCGTGGACGACCACGTGGATGCCACAGTGTGGTCGATGGTGATGGCCTTGGCGCTCGAATGCGGGGCGGTAGTGGTGCCGGCCAAATCCGACGAGCACGATGCCGCCGCGGCGGCCATCTCACACCTGCCGCATCTGCTCGCCGAGGCGTTAGCGGTCACCGCCGCGGAGGTGCCGCTGGCCTTCGCGCTGGCCGCGGGGTCGTTCCGGGACGCCACCCGAGTCGCTGGCACTGGCCCGGATCTGGTCCGGGCGATGTGCGAAGCCAACGCCGGTCAACTGCTGCCGGCAGCCGATCGAGTAATCGATCTGCTGAGCCACGCCCGCGATTCACTTGCGAACCACGGCTCGGTGGCCGATCTGGTCGACGAGGGCCACGCTGCGCGGACGCGCTATGAGAGCTTCCCGCGCTCCGACATCGTCACTGTCGTCATCGGCGCGCCCGACTGGCGCGATCAACTGGCCGCAGCGGGCCGGGCGGGCGGGGTGATCAGATCCGCTCTGCCAAGCCTGGATAGTCCACGATGA
- a CDS encoding putative glycolipid-binding domain-containing protein has protein sequence MNSASPDPTPRKWPAMLTWRAQDISRMESVRIQLSGKRIRATGRIVAAATATNPAFGAFYEVQTDESGATKRFGLTVTLAERERQLAIARDEENMWLVTDHQGERRAGYNGALDIDVVFSPFFNALPIRRLGLHERGESIALPMVYVNVPEMSVTAATVSYASEGRLDGIKLRSPVADTIVTVDADGFIVDYPGLAERI, from the coding sequence ATGAACTCAGCCTCCCCTGATCCAACTCCGCGCAAGTGGCCGGCGATGTTGACATGGCGCGCACAGGACATATCGCGCATGGAATCGGTACGAATCCAGTTGTCCGGCAAGCGAATCAGGGCTACTGGCCGCATTGTGGCCGCGGCCACCGCAACCAACCCGGCGTTTGGAGCGTTCTACGAAGTTCAGACCGATGAGTCCGGTGCCACCAAGCGGTTCGGGTTGACTGTGACGCTGGCCGAGCGGGAACGCCAGCTTGCGATCGCCCGCGACGAGGAGAACATGTGGTTGGTAACCGATCACCAGGGTGAAAGGCGTGCCGGGTACAACGGTGCGCTGGACATCGACGTGGTGTTCAGCCCGTTCTTCAACGCATTGCCGATCCGTCGCCTCGGGTTACACGAACGAGGGGAGTCGATCGCGCTGCCGATGGTGTATGTGAACGTGCCGGAGATGTCCGTTACCGCCGCCACCGTCAGCTATGCCAGCGAAGGACGTCTCGACGGGATCAAGCTACGTTCTCCGGTCGCAGACACGATCGTGACCGTCGACGCCGACGGGTTCATCGTGGACTATCCAGGCTTGGCAGAGCGGATCTGA